Within the Solibacillus silvestris genome, the region GAAACATTTGAACTTTTTGAGCTGCAAATAGACCCGATTAGAATAGGGAATATAGGTATTTAATTTTCATATGAATAGCGCAATTCATCGGACGAATTGTCGACATCTACAACTAAATGATGTTCATTAAAAAACCATTCATCGGATTTTTCGATATAATAATGAATGCCTTCAACAACTGTTTCAACGCCTATTTCATGCGGCTGTTCCCGGGTCATGCCTAACGAAAAACCTTCATGAAAAGGTGAAGAACCTCCATATCGTGCATAAAAGCGAATAAAATCGCCTTTTTCTACTTCCATCTCTTGTTTAAACCAATTGAGTGCTTTTTCTGATAGTTTGATTTCCATATGTTTCACCTCTATTGCCATTATGCAGTAAATAAAAAAAACTTACAAAGCTCGCGTTCTGAATTTCAGGCACAAAAAAAGACTGAAAGGAAACCCCTTCAGTCAACAGTTTAAAATCCTTTAATTTTCGGTTCAGTACCGGCTTTAATCCGCTTAATATTTTCACGGTGACGGTAAAAAATAAAGCCTGCCAAAACTACAACTAAAATGAGTAATGCATATTCACCTGTCAGCATCCAATGAACAATTACATAAATAACGGCCACAGCGGATACAATCATAGATGACAAGCTCACCATCTTAGTTAACTTTAAGGCGATGACAAATACGATGATTAAAATTAAAAATAACGGTAAATTATAGCCTAAAATAACACCGCCGCTTGTAGCAACCGCTTTCCCTCCACGGAAGCTTGCGAAAATCGGGAACATATGGCCTGCTGCTGCAATCACACCCAAGAATAGCGGGTGGACAGTGCTGTCTGCAAAAAACGGCAATAACGGTAGCAATACCGCAGCCGTTCCTTTTAATATATCAATAAGCAATACGGCAATACCCGGTTTTTTACCTAATACCCTAAATGTATTGGTCGTTCCTAGATTGCCGCTGCCTTGTTGTCGAATGTCCGTTTTGTAAAAAATTTTGCCAATCCACAAAGCTGATGGAATGGAACCGATTAAATAAGCACAAATAATAATTAACGCGTTGATCAAGTGTTGTGCTCCTTTCGAATTCAGAATTACTACTTGGTACTAATAGTATGTATCGAATATTTTACAATGTTTTTTAATAGAAGGAAAGAGGTATTATTTTTTCGTCCATCGTGAAAAAACAGGGAAAAAGTTACATTTTATTGTTTGCTACTAAAGGATATGCTTTTAAACGTTCGTTTTTGATGATACAATTAATCTTTGCAAAGCCTAAATCAGTACCTTTAAACATTGACATCATGCATATTTGAGCGTACGATTAGGTAG harbors:
- a CDS encoding glycerol-3-phosphate acyltransferase, translated to MINALIIICAYLIGSIPSALWIGKIFYKTDIRQQGSGNLGTTNTFRVLGKKPGIAVLLIDILKGTAAVLLPLLPFFADSTVHPLFLGVIAAAGHMFPIFASFRGGKAVATSGGVILGYNLPLFLILIIVFVIALKLTKMVSLSSMIVSAVAVIYVIVHWMLTGEYALLILVVVLAGFIFYRHRENIKRIKAGTEPKIKGF